One window of the Hippoglossus hippoglossus isolate fHipHip1 chromosome 9, fHipHip1.pri, whole genome shotgun sequence genome contains the following:
- the tet3 gene encoding methylcytosine dioxygenase TET3 isoform X3, translating to MPGYSRFTDHTVREVTSVDGPRSGGQMEIGSHDRLQEGALNLELANGVNRYCTDDEESMETEQQRAESMPPRKCWVAGHGKVSDTQQKEPCWNSSSGSTPGEPVHHANMEDAHNLVAFSAIAGSLPPSSSSSCLLAQPNTAQLYERFTQEMGAEGAQARISAGAPEGRRQTPEELNTLQTALSQAKHGHKPPNCNCDGPDCPDYLEWLEKKIKLATSEDQGSPKTTDAPPHLDRHLQQPRLQHQPHPYTQVNGGHHLSTSYSQQLQGSQGPYPDQVPCSKPPIPCSPQVLSLAKAKNINLQTAIAIEALTQLSGTNPHAVGSPGQSPYNSNLHHHQHTQNLPSQPPNGSSLILHSPGTHSASSRCQSVPPGIHTSQQAPVSCEHHRPQSQGQPPHASPLPSSTSPFPGQGKPQGFSHSPQQWQKGPGRGSEQRDSWMCIKSEPKSHFAAAPHSSSDPMSELKQLLGDTSGKFSNAPFKLPVTQQLSLNQNGGIQSQDNPALSRLKQEQDSGEHSHHAASMGHYGMANGQQQGQHYPGTHLSPGQAVISHSTQAALQQHLHYKRNLFSNHSPGFGAPGPSAPLACQSLKKWWPQMEAEGLPHLAIKQEPKEPRKKKSVQGSPVLKGISGMLASSPLPKPKQIIIKKTKQKASMPTFLPQTQISVQKPPVLMMDRAPALTSLQAGCFPPLHLHSNSTQAAAAGLPAPAQSQVSMSNSSMTPSFTVSALSENTPAHMGPLPPPMAPAAHAKSEGIGTLAPSNTSTTTPLTSMSPSSTSQLPSLINIDPKYEELIRQFEAEFGDAPDAGQSMEEIATAPQLGNQSQTSPRDLSPTSSSTSQSAPSVLTTQASSTPHPTDKEMEAHKDESGTQSESAMTQASTETPVKEKHEGPLHVPLHHEAMLDKQQQPSVIEDKFSIPCSPLPKRMKIETSGDITVLSTTCYSEEDTPTKDSLPSSPSLRGFLESPLRYLESPTKSLLDTPSKDLQSEFPLCTCVEQIQEKDEGPYYNHLGSGPTVASIRILMETRYGEKGDAVRIEKVVYTGREGKSSRGCPIAKWVIRRGSETEKLLCLVRERAGHHCANAVIIILIMAWEGVPKMLADKLYRELSDSLTKYGNPTSRRCGLNDDRTCACQGKDTESCGASFSFGCSWSMYFNGCKYARSKLPRKFRLQGDHPEEEEKLRDNFQDLATEVAPLYERLAPQAYSNQCQTESKAPECRLGLKDGRPFSGVTACMDFCAHAHKDQHNLHNGCTVVCTLTKEDNRSVQEIPEDEQLHVLPLYKISRTDEFGNEEAQNLKMKTRALQVLQAFRREVRKLPEPAKSCRQRRLEAKKAATEKKKSKLMQQAGEMPEKTVVKTEVCSAPQPQGNKAIIKQEMKPNIKKEPFNGSIDGYTVQAADPFNNIYPHPAYYARGGLPPNGQPSAPDPVNGYHPPPNLPAVHYGYYNYPPNALFPPKLRTYEGRNGSLPKAGGKAVQVDQKPDIQSLQAKLAQSYPGHLEQTCQPHHSAYGQPADYNQSRPSSVSSEHSNRGTPVIKQEPMDVPVYEGTVPSQAGAKTPSNIIQHAAWPGHKLNGSIAPTNWDSHLNQKQSSEASSLNLEKQQFHQHSQQRQSSPFPQQWASYPGSHAMMASPAPSPTHQVPLSPSPSPYPGTPLPGNIYQGSARPSTPHLSTPYPGTPQPGTSHSGSVTPQPGTPDPGNPRHWPSPAAYSPGLKHSNPAAYPDKIWSKTGESRCSTPLGLQEKAWKSCGGSVAGSTPSPAPEGRLFPDALQQSDQVHWDYRRAENDIESIKRREEDEVWSDSEHNFLDPNIGGVAVAPAHGSILIECARRELHATTPLRRPDRSHPTRISLVFYQHKNLNQPMHGLALWEAKMKILAERALQRQQEAALLGLSQEDIKALGKKRKWGATVAGASPGPGQSKDKREGPVTRLAPTFHTTSMVTVSPYAFTRLTGPYSHFV from the exons GACCAC ACTGTTCGTGAAGTCACTTCAGTGGATGGCCCCAGAAGTGGCGGCCAAATGGAAATTGGGTCACATGACCGCCTCCAGGAAGGCGCGCTGAACCTGGAACTGGCCAATGGAGTGAATCGCTACTGTACTGATGATGAAGAATCTAtggaaacagagcagcagagggcaGAAAGCATGCCTCCGAGAAAGTGCTGGGTGGCAGGACATGGCAAAGTTAGTGACACCCAACAAAAAGAGCCATGttggaacagcagcagtggttcAACCCCTGGTGAGCCTGTGCACCAtgcaaacatggaggatgcCCACAATCTGGTGGCTTTTTCCGCTATTGCTGGCTCCTtgcctccctcttcttcctcttcctgccttCTTGCGCAGCCTAACACAGCCCAGTTATATGAAAGGTTCACCCAGGAGATGGGTGCTGAGGGGGCTCAGGCCAGAATCTCTGCAGGTGCTCCTGAGGGAAGGCGTCAAACTCCAGAAGAGCTGAACACCCTACAGACAGCACTGAGCCAAGCCAAACACGGACACAAGCCCCCTAACTGCAACTGTGATGGGCCTGACTGTCCAGACTACCTTGAGTGGCTGGAGAAGAAGATTAAGTTGGCAACCAGCGAGGACCAAGGTTCCCCCAAGACCACTGATGCTCCCCCGCACTTAGACCGTCATCTACAACAACCCCGTTTGCAGCATCAACCTCATCCCTACACCCAGGTGAATGGTGGCCACCATCTTTCTACTTCATACTCTCAGCAGCTACAGGGATCTCAAGGCCCATACCCAGACCAAGTGCCCTGCTCCAAACCCCCAATTCCTTGCTCCCCCCAGGTGCTCTCCCTAGCCAAGGCAAAGAACATCAATCTTCAGACAGCTATTGCCATTGAAGCCCTGACCCAGTTATCTGGTACCAATCCACACGCTGTTGGCTCTCCTGGTCAAAGCCCTTACAACAGTAACCTTCATCACCACCAACATACCCAGAATCTCCCATCCCAGCCACCCAATGGCTCTAGCTTGATTCTACACTCTCCTGGCACCCACTCAGCATCTTCACGCTGTCAGTCCGTCCCCCCAGGAATACACACCAGCCAGCAGGCTCCAGTGTCCTGTGAGCACCACAGGCCCCAGTCCCAGGGCCAGCCACCTCATGcttcccctctcccctcctctacCTCTCCCTTCCCAGGTCAGGGAAAACCTCAAGGCTTCAGCCACAGTCCCCAACAATGGCAGAAGGGCCCAGGCAGAGGCTCTGAACAGAGGGATTCATGGATGTGTATTAAGTCTGAGCCCAAGTCTCACTTTGCTGCTGCACCTCACAGTAGCTCAGACCCTATGTCAGAGCTCAAACAGCTGCTTGGTGACACCAGTGGCAAGTTCAGCAATGCTCCTTTCAAGCTTCCAgtcacacagcagctcagctTGAACCAGAATGGAGGTATCCAGTCCCAGGATAACCCAGCACTGTCCAGGTTAAAGCAAGAGCAAGACTCTGGTGAGCACTCTCATCATGCTGCCTCCATGGGACATTATGGCATGGCTAATGGTCAGCAGCAGGGTCAGCACTACCCTGGCACTCACTTGTCACCTGGCCAAGCAGTCATCAGCCACTCCACTCAGGCAGCTCTACAACAGCACCTTCACTACAAGAGGAACCTCTTCTCTAACCACTCCCCTGGCTTTGGAGCACCAGGCCCATCTGCGCCTTTGGCTTGCCAAAGCTTGAAAAAATGGTGGCCACAGATGGAGGCAGAAGGTTTGCCACATCTGGCTATCAAGCAGGAACCTAAAGAACCCAGGAAGAAAAAGAGTGTCCAGGGGTCTCCTGTCTTAAAAGGTATAAGTGGGATGCTTGCAAGCTCTCCCTTGCCCAAACCCAAACAGATAATCATCAAGAAGACCAAGCAGAAAGCTTCCATGCCAACGTTCCTGCCTCAGACTCAGATCAGCGTACAAAAACCACCAGTCCTCATGATGGACAGAGCCCCGGCCCTGACCAGCCTGCAAGCAGGttgtttccctcctctgcaCCTCCATAGTAACTCcactcaggctgctgctgcaggcctCCCTGCCCCAGCCCAATCTCAGGTATCCATGTCCAACTCCTCAATGACTCCCTCTTTCACCGTTTCTGCTTTGTCAGAAAACACTCCAGCCCATATGGGCCCTCTGCCCCCACCTATGGCTCCTGCAGCCCATGCTAAGTCAGAAGGAATAGGCACCCTGGCCCCCAGTaacaccagcaccaccacacCTCTGACCTCCATGTCTCCATCCAGCACCTCACAATTACCGAGTCTTATCAACATAGACCCTAAGTACGAAGAACTGATTCGCCAGTTTGAGGCTGAATTTGGGGACGCCCCAGATGCTGGTCAGTCAATGGAGGAAATTGCTACAGCACCGCAGCTGGGGAATCAGTCCCAGACCAGTCCTCGGGACCTCAGTCCCACATCATCATCCACGTCCCAGTCAGCTCCCTCAGTTCTCACCACTCAAGCTAGTTCCACACCTCATCCAACTGATAAGGAGATGGAAGCTCACAAGGATGAGTCAGGGACCCAAAGTGAATCAGCCATGACCCAGGCTTCCACAGAGACCCCTGTGAAGGAGAAGCATGAGGGGCCCCTCCATGTCCCTCTGCATCATGAGGCAATGCTGGACAAGCAGCAGCAACCCAGTGTGATAGAGGATAAGTTCAGCATTCCTTGTTCCCCGCTGCCTAAACGCATGAAGATTGAAACCTCGGGTGATATAACAGTACTGTCCACCACATGCTATTCTGAGGAGGACACTCCCACGAAGGACAGTCTGccttcttctccatctctcagAGGCTTCCTCGAGTCTCCTCTGCGTTACCTGGAGAGCCCCACCAAGAGCTTGCTGGATACTCCCTCCAAGGATCTACAGTCAGAGTTTCCCCTCTGTACCTGTGTGG aaCAAATCCAGGAGAAAGACGAAGGACCCTACTACAATCACCTGGGATCTGGACCTACTGTTGCATCCATCCGAATTCTGATGGAGACCAG GTATGGAGAGAAAGGGGATGCCGTCCGGATTGAGAAGGTGGTGTACACaggcagagagggaaagagtTCACGAGGATGTCCAATCGCGAAGTGG gtCATCCGCCGTGGCAGTGAGACTGAGAAGCTGCTCTGCCTGGTGCGTGAGCGTGCAGGCCACCACTGTGCCAACgctgtcatcatcatcctcattatGGCCTGGGAAGGTGTCCCGAAGATGCTGGCTGACAAGCTGTACCGTGAGCTCAGCGACAGCCTCACCAAATACGGCAACCCCACCAGCCGACGCTGTGGCCTGAATGATGA ccgTACCTGTGCATGTCAAGGCAAGGATACCGAGAGTTGTGGTGCTTCCTTCTCCTTTGGCTGCTCGTGGAGTATGTACTTTAATGGCTGCAAGTACGCTCGAAGCAAACTGCCGCGCAAGTTCAGGCTACAAGGAGATCACCCTGAAGAG gaggagaaactcaGGGATAACTTTCAGGATCTGGCAACTGAGGTGGCTCCTTTGTACGAACGGCTCGCCCCACAGGCATACAGTAATCAG TGTCAGACAGAGTCCAAAGCTCCAGAGTGCAGGCTGGGCTTAAAGGATGGCCGACCGTTCTCTGGAGTCACTGCTTGCATGGACTTCTGCGCCCACGCTCATAAGGACCAGCACAATCTCCATAATGGTTGCACAGTG GTGTGCACTTTAACTAAAGAGGACAACCGTTCAGTGCAGGAGATCCCTGAGGACGAGCAGCTTCATGTGTTGCCTCTTTACAAGATCTCCCGGACTGATGAGTTTGGCAACGAGGAGGCCCAGAACCTCAAGATGAAAACAAGAGCACTCCAGGTGCTGCAGGCTTTCCGCCGTGAAGTACGCAAATTGCCCGAACCTGCCAAGTCTTGCCGACAGCGCCGACTGGAGGCCAAGAAGGCTGCgacggagaagaagaaaagtaaaCTAATGCAGCAGGCAGGGGAGATGCCAGAGAAAACAGTGGTGAAGACTGAGGTCTGCAGTGCACCTCAACCCCAAGGCAATAAAG CAATTATAAAACAAGAGATGAAGCCCAACATCAAGAAGGAGCCCTTCAACGGATCAATTGATGGATACACTGTGCAGGCAGCAGACCCATTCAACAACATTTATCCACACCCTGCCTACTATGCAAGGGGAGGCCTCCCCCCAAATGGCCAGCCCTCTGCACCTGATCCAGTGAATGGTTACCATCCACCACCCAATCTGCCCGCAGTGCACTATGGCTACTACAACTACCCCCCTAATGCACTTTTCCCCCCTAAGCTGAGAACCTACGAGGGTCGAAATGGCTCTTTGCCCAAAGCAGGCGGTAAGGCTGTCCAAGTAGACCAGAAACCTGATATTCAGAGCCTTCAGGCCAAACTGGCCCAGTCCTACCCTGGCCACCTGGAGCAAACCTGCCAACCACACCATAGCGCTTATGGCCAGCCTGCAGATTACAACCAGTCCcgtccttcctctgtctcctctgagcACTCCAACAGGGGCACTCCAGTAATCAAACAGGAGCCTATGGATGTGCCAGTCTATGAAGGCACAGTGCCAAGCCAGGCTGGTGCTAAAACACCAAgcaacatcatccagcatgcTGCTTGGCCAGGACACAAGCTTAATGGAAGTATCGCTCCCACAAACTGGGACAGCCATCTGAACCAGAAACAAAGTTCTGAAGCCTCATCACTGAACCTGGAAAAGCAGCAGTTTCACCAGCACTCACAGCAGCGGCAGTCCTCTCCTTTCCCCCAGCAGTGGGCATCATACCCAGGCTCACATGCAATGATGGCCTCCCCTGCCCCATCACCAACACACCAGGtacctctctctccatctccatccccTTACCCTGGCACTCCGCTCCCAGGTAACATATACCAAGGCTCTGCACGTCCTTCCACCCCACACCTAAGCACCCCTTACCCAGGTACACCACAGCCTGGCACCTCTCACTCAGGCTCAGTTACACCACAGCCAGGTACCCCAGACCCTGGCAACCCCAGACACTGGCCTAGCCCTGCTGCATATAGCCCTGGTTTGAAGCACAGCAATCCTGCAGCATACCCTGACAAAATCTGGTCCAAGACTGGGGAGAGTCGATGTTCCACTCCCCTTGGGCTCCAGGAGAAGGCCTGGAAGTCTTGTGGAGGTTCAGTGGCAGGCAGTACTCCGTCCCCTGCCCCTGAGGGCCGTCTCTTCCCTGATGCCCTGCAGCAGTCAGATCAGGTCCACTGGGACTACAGGCGAGCTGAGAATGACATCGAGAGCATCAAGCGCCGGGAAGAGGACGAGGTGTGGTCGGACAGCGAGCACAACTTCCTGGATCCCAATATTGGGGGTGTAGCTGTTGCACCAGCCCATGGCTCCATCTTGATTGAATGTGCCCGTCGGGAATTACATGCCACCACACCACTCAGAAGGCCTGATCGCTCCCATCCCACCCGCATCTCCCTGGTCTTCTACCAGCACAAGAACCTCAACCAGCCCATGCACGGCCTGGCTCTGTGGGAGGCCAAAATGAAGATACTGGCAGAGCGAGCACTGCAGAGGCAGCAGGAAGCGGCTCTCCTTGGCCTCTCCCAGGAAGACATCAAGGCCCTCGGTAAGAAACGCAAATGGGGGGCTACAGTGGCAGGTGCGAGTCCAGGACCAGGACAATCTAAAGACAAGAGGGAAGGGCCAGTGACAAGGTTAGCCCCCACGTTCCACACCACCTCTATGGTTACTGTGTCTCCCTATGCCTTCACCCGCCTCACTGGGCCCTACAGCCACTTTGTCTGA